A window of the Brassica napus cultivar Da-Ae chromosome A2, Da-Ae, whole genome shotgun sequence genome harbors these coding sequences:
- the LOC106380178 gene encoding elicitor peptide 3 — MENLRNGEKGHSHWIQFMLFDQSSITTLLLKCLGLESSSSSSSSSSVSSHCEEEDDIEMKEDEDDMTVETTERRLQKSKPKPKPKPSPGIGGKIN; from the coding sequence ATGGAGAATCTGAGAAATGGCGAAAAAGGCCACTCTCATTGGATCCaatttatgttatttgatcAATCTTCAATAACAACTCTTCTCTTGAAGTGTCTTGGTCTCGAAAGTTCTtcatcctcatcttctagctcttcCGTGTCATCTCACTGTGAGGAAGAAGACGATATCGAGATGAAGGAGGATGAAGATGATATGACCGTTGAAACCACAGAGCGGAGGTTGCAGAAGAGTAAGCCTAAGCCTAAGCCAAAGCCAAGCCCAGGAATAGGAGGCAAAATCAACTAG
- the BNAA02G34470D gene encoding uncharacterized protein BNAA02G34470D, producing MSATTTPYLSLPSFRPRLQNPAKTTHQLSPPLSWSVSKRKKILSSSDRQLWRLCAATPEEIVSSDTSSSSEAIVSGGGGGGQDGVALIIQVLLIAAFLALSVLTIGVVYIGVTEFLGKRERDKFEKEEAAKKSKKSGKKKAATRARAGPRGFGQKIDEDDDIDIDLD from the exons ATGTCTGCGACAACAACTCCATATCTCTCTCTTCCGAGTTTCAGACCAAGACTACAGAATCCAGCTAAAACCACCCACCAGTTATCTCCTCCACTCTCTTGGTCTGtttcaaagagaaagaagatccTGTCTTCTTCTGACAGACAATTATGGAGATTGTGTGCAGCAACACCAGAGGAGATAGTTTCTTCtgatacttcttcttcttcagaagcTATTGTgtctggtggtggtggtggtggccaaGATGGTGTTGCTTTGATCATACAAGTACTTCTCATTGCCGCTTTTCTTGCTCTCAGTGTTCTCACCATTggt GTTGTTTACATAGGAGTGACTGAGTTTCTTGGGAAGAGGGAGAGAGACAAGTTTGAGAAAGAAGAGGCAGCAAAGAAGTCTAAGAAAAGTGGCAAGAAGAAAGCAGCAACCAGAGCCAGAGCTGGACCAAGGGGGTTCGGTCAGAAgattgatgaagatgatgacattGATATTGATCTtgattaa